The following are encoded in a window of Arthrobacter sp. NicSoilB4 genomic DNA:
- a CDS encoding polysaccharide deacetylase family protein: MWAIFRGGRRRWVAAAAAVLLLAAAAVLAVVFSSVPPSAAPTSPPPATASPPVSPTPPADGTASPAASSPPASPPGPPASNTVPAAPAPPPPEPPPAPAPFPAALAGRDLEVIPGAGAVVALTFDAGANSAGLPSILQTLAATGVRGTFFLTGNWAAANPAGVAAIVAGGHRLGNHSMTHPGFTRLTDAAIGQQLSGAEQAIRAAGGDPRPLFRFPLGDRDARTIATVNAHGYLPVRWSVDTLGWKGSSGGITAQIVADRALAGLQPGEIVLMHIGSNPDDGTTLDADALPGMIDRIRKAGYAFTTLDAVLG; encoded by the coding sequence ATGTGGGCGATCTTCCGGGGCGGGCGGCGCCGCTGGGTCGCGGCCGCGGCTGCAGTGCTCCTGCTGGCCGCCGCGGCGGTCCTGGCGGTGGTCTTCTCCTCCGTTCCGCCCTCAGCGGCCCCGACGTCGCCGCCGCCGGCCACTGCCAGCCCGCCGGTAAGTCCGACGCCGCCCGCCGACGGGACGGCGAGTCCGGCAGCCAGTTCACCGCCGGCGAGCCCACCGGGGCCTCCGGCCAGCAATACCGTTCCGGCCGCGCCCGCGCCGCCACCTCCCGAACCGCCGCCAGCGCCCGCACCCTTTCCCGCCGCGCTCGCCGGCCGCGACCTTGAAGTGATTCCAGGGGCCGGGGCGGTGGTTGCGCTGACGTTCGACGCCGGCGCCAACTCGGCCGGGCTGCCAAGTATCCTGCAGACCCTGGCCGCCACGGGCGTCCGCGGTACCTTCTTCCTCACCGGCAACTGGGCCGCCGCCAACCCGGCCGGAGTCGCCGCGATCGTGGCGGGCGGACACCGGCTGGGCAACCATTCCATGACCCACCCGGGTTTCACCAGGCTCACCGACGCCGCGATCGGGCAGCAACTGTCGGGAGCCGAACAAGCAATCCGGGCCGCCGGCGGAGACCCCCGTCCGCTGTTCCGCTTCCCCCTTGGCGATCGCGACGCCCGGACCATCGCCACGGTCAACGCCCACGGCTATCTGCCCGTCCGCTGGAGCGTGGACACTCTGGGCTGGAAGGGCAGCAGCGGAGGGATCACGGCACAGATCGTGGCGGACCGCGCCCTTGCCGGGCTGCAGCCCGGGGAGATCGTGCTTATGCACATCGGCTCCAACCCCGACGACGGGACCACCCTCGACGCCGACGCCCTGCCGGGGATGATCGACCGGATCCGGAAGGCCGGCTACGCGTTCACCACGCTCGACGCGGTGCTGGGCTGA